The following coding sequences are from one Arachis hypogaea cultivar Tifrunner chromosome 7, arahy.Tifrunner.gnm2.J5K5, whole genome shotgun sequence window:
- the LOC112701975 gene encoding signal peptidase complex subunit 1, with product MINDDGEMESEQRMDWQGQKLAEQLMQILLLSFAVVAFTTGYFMASFQMMILTYFGGVVLTTLVTVPNWPFYNRHPLQWLDPSEVEKHPKPPPSANSTSKKKAVKK from the exons ATGATTAATGATGATGGAGAGATGGAAAGTGAGCAAAGG ATGGATTGGCAAGGACAAAAGCTAGCAGAGCAGCTGATGCAGATATTGCTGCTTTCCTTTGCTGTGGTTGCATTCACAACTGGATATTTTATGGCTTCTTTTCAAATGATGATCCTCACATATTTTGGTGGTGTTGTTCTAACTACATTGGTGACCGTCCCTAATTGGCCGTTCTACAATCGCCATCCTCTCCAGTGGTTGGACCCAAGCGAGGTAGAGAAGCATCCGAAGCCGCCACCGTCTGCAAACTCAACTTCAAAGAAGAAAGCTGTTAAGAAGTAA